TAATTCTTACCCTCAAGAACACCCCAAGAATaattcttgatttttatgaatttctgaatttttttataatataaaaataaataaataaataacagtagtcagctatttatattttcacaaaaattataccccaaaattttatcccctaattataataattagggccccaaaataataattacggggaataattttaaaaacgataaaatacaaaattaatgtcaaaattccccaaaattgcgaataattcaaaaataagaaaataaagggtatttgaaatacgagtaattttataaaaaataaaacatcgattttgtggaGTTTGACGTCctggtggggtcccggtccgttgatttttcaaacacggaaacgatccctaaattaccagaaaatcccgaaaacacgtaaaatacattcaaacgcgcataaaatcaaataaaacaggttTCTTAATAAAGGcgctaataaatacgcgtcccgattgcggataagttcatataattgcagtttaaacctATTTTAATCAATCGAGAATTTATCTGGCTCACACAGGAtcacacataacagttataacatctcatatcatggaAACAGTTActttaaacacataatatttatttatttaacatataatattcacataattttcccggttattacaacaagtcacagattaagtgttacagagaagtcattcgagaactctagaatgacttatcgagaagtcagaaaaactactagagaactcggagatatcgacaactcatttcttcactagagaactatgagatatcgacaagtcaaaatatcactagagaactctgagatatcgacaagtcaaaatatcgctagagaactctgagatatcgacaagtcaaaaatatcactagagaactcagagttatcgataagtcaaagtgaatacatgaagatgagagatctcgacaagccaaattctcttatagaaaactcagagacttcgataagtcaaaacaactgtagagtgattagagatctcgataagccaatatacttatcgagatgtcaagttctctatatgccaAACTGGaaatctcgaggtaaaactcaaagtacaaaatgcagaccagttcaatatccaagattatcaatcaacaaagaATCTAATcaagttggattgacaagtctacaaaagcaacTTGAAGAGTACAAGCTCAAAaaccaagattaactgacaaagtaaaagtcacaggcgtgcaagattagtaAAGATACATTAAGCCAGAAATATAAAGATTTGATTATcaaaaaatagggtttagtacatgctgttgcatgctgtgtaataacccgtgactactgttctataaagtaaacactgaatGCTTTGTTAGCTGTAAgaatttagatcagaaaaatcttgtattctctcaagaaagaagctaagctcttatcaacaaagagcctataaattttgtagcaaaacattcttaatattaatataaaattaagtgagttttgaaagaatTGTGTTCACTGTTTTATTTGTCTAAATTCAATACTAACACATTTTACCAaaagattttaatttactttgttcaccatcaAAAATACCTCAAGAAAAGTAGAAAATCATaaacacacattcaccccctccttgtgtgattcattatctaacactTATCTAATTTAATCATATGTTTTCCTATtcagaataccaagaacctatttattgaataattaccgtataataaattctttctgccctacaatatcccgattaaaaataaggcatggaactcgtgtcaagcctatctaatttaatcatatTTTTTCCTCTTCATTATGCCTAGTTATgtttaatgcaaattagaaatttctttctaatttcattcactctggccagagattcctgaactagcaaaAGTGGAATAATATAGGACATTCTCTTCTTTCACTAAAAGGATCAAATCTtttattgatcattcactatcttcgtgtacaaatttttacacccagaagagcccttattattgtccctagagactaagaactaatagttcggtgtacacaagatgactacgATGACATCAaatctaaggacacttgtacaactatcactttgtgaacaactactgacacgtgattgaactccatcagttgttcaactgtgcgagtcatgttcagtaaacttattctataataagcacctacatactagctatagtgtcaccacacaaatgactatgagaacagacatccttcataataaagaacatagtatgtactgatctttgcggattactaattaccaattagcaatcctacgatcaggaactatttaagtttagagttatcatcttttagatctcGTTATTATGATCTTATCGTAATCCataaaaactttactctaaactactATATATCTAACCGCCTACTAGAGAATCTATAATAGTGATTGCCAAGAGCTTGTCAAATCTTATGTGACATGACAACCTTGATTGCAAACCTATTGTAAATGTAAGGTTGCCAAAATGTTGCCCACCAAAATTGCCAAAACTTGGAAACTTCCCAAACTGGTTAAATTACATATACAAGGGCAAAACATGGATATTAATAATACTTCTTTTAGTTTATGTTGTATTTACAGTTTAATTTGGGGATCACATAGGTAACTTTTGTAGGTTACTAACTATTGGAGTATAATGGTGCCAAGTTGATATAAAATCGAGTAAAAATAAAATACTAATATACATGATGATTTGGCAAGGTTGATGGCAACCTcttattggagatgctctaagctgctagatataatattttattacttgttcggTTTGTCTAGTGTGTTCCCATTAGCACATTTTAAATacaaaaaatttataaaattggAGCATTTTAATTGATGTAGTTGTTGTCAATGCAGGGGTTCATCACTATTAAAAAGTATAAGTAAattaaaataatacaaaattataaaaaaatgtatttattatgtgATCACGAACACACCCTAAAAAAGTTGTATTTGTTTACTTGGTCCATAAGGGCGATGAAGCTTCCTTGCTACCCGTGCTAGTATGCTATACGTGGTTTGTACATTTAGGCGATCTTCAATGCTACACAAactttaattaaataatttagttGTCATCTAGGTGTCAAATATGTGACGTGTTTAGATAATATAAAAAAGGTTATACCCCAACCATTTATCTCTTTAGCAAAAATTGTAGACAATCATTTTAGTTGATTATATTTGTACGACCAAAAATTTTTGGGTATAATTTTACATAATCAGAATATAGATAATATTATTGGAGTATATATCAAACTCCTTAACCAAAATTTTACAGAATGATGATAGCGAACCATTTTATATTTTACCATTGAAAATGGTCTAACAAtcatatctatactatattataatagacgaaatattaaaaatttggtagtcggttGATCAGTATTCGCTgaaattacctaattaaccttcctcaaattagattaaaatctataTCTAATTTATAGTTGTCTAACTCTAATCAATAATCAGAACTTTATCCCCGATTCTCCAATAATAAATTGAACATGTTTAAGTCCTAAATCAGTTTACCAGAAACTCTCTTTGAGACATATTTTGATTTACATACACAATAGTAAAATAAATTGTTATGATGATGACGTTAAAAATCAATACATCTTTTTCCAACAAACAAACAAGTAAAATCGACCTAGCAAAAATCTAAGATTGTAGATTTTGTGTCTAAAACTTTGGCAGACCACTAATCTTCGCTCTTTTCTCCTTATGCTCTGTTTATCTTACGGCAGTTAATTTATTAGTTTAGACATCCTAATTAAACAATTAGGTAACAGTTTAAAGAAAATTAACAAATGATGCGCATAATATTAATTATAACCTTATATCTTTACTATCTATCAATCACTATTATTTGTATTATATCTATATTAATACTAAAGTATAATAACATGAATGGGTACAATTAGTTCAACAACATGAATGGGTACAATTGCTTCAACCATTATCCCATTATTTTagtcattaaaaataatataaatagtgttataaACCATTAAATTGATAAACTACTAAAAATAATCTCCtaatataaatagtgttataaACTTACTAGACTACTAAAATTTGttcaattttaattattaattacatCCATCAAATTTTAtcctaattactaattaatttgAAAGTCTATTTCTATAATATGATTATTTAAATACGAGCCTAACTAAAAATATATTCATCCATCTGTCTATCTATACTATCTTATattagacgaaatattaaaaatttggttggTCGGTCAATTATCATTATAATTGATTTTGAAGTCAACTTCCTGTACAAATATAACTTATAATTCATGTTGAACTctataaaataataatttgatATTAAAATCTAATTCTTCCACCAATTTGAATTCCAATTCTAATTTATTTTGAGATCTATATATTCCACTCGACATTGAAATCGACTTATTCAACTAATTTAATTTGTATTGAATCTAATTATAAAACAGCATTTACAATAATATGAGAAGATAATTTATTGTTCGGTATAATAATTTTGAGAAGAAATTATACTATTTTTTcgttataaaataaaatattataaaaaaaactAGATATGATTAGTTCAATTTATTAATATATTGTGCTTAAgtttaagataaaataataaatattattgatctAGCTAAAAAAATTGTTATTGGACTGTgctattaaaataatatttatattcatCGAGTTCTAAAAAGTATTAAACAAGTGAtacaaactaaaataaaattaaaatcaaaatataattcaTACTATTAGTCtagattaaaataaaaaaattatattggTCCGGgctgaaaagaatattaaaatcAAACTAAAAATAATTCGGCGAATTTGACCAGTGTAATAAGTCTCGAATTAGAacataataatttaaattattgaTCCGTAATATAACAAAATTAATATATAACTAAGTATAATTCGTAATACTATTAATACGAactattaataaaattatatcgTTCAATTATGATAATATTGTCTATTTCAACTacttatttaaaaattcataaatataGATGTATTATTATGTTTAacacaaaataatttatatacaaatttaaaagaaataattttagATTATAATTCAAACAAAAATTTTAcaaatctatactatactatattataatagccggaatagagataatttggttcaacgataattccctaattttgattattacaaaaatagataaatagtgttatatatctaataaactactactaaatatagtatacttatcctattaaactacgaatacaacttatcatattattaaaagatataaataatagtgttacatatctgctaaactactaaattgttaaaatattagaaatagtctatttattctattaaattacgaccacatgttattctattatttttattataaatttataatcattatatatttatataaatattttaaaaatataatataatttgataaataaaaatttaaaatattaatggaaacccgtgcgatgcacgagaTTTATGATAGTATTATATAATATCAAAAAAAAAATCCGgcataatatttataatttatagtTATATCATTTTCAAGTAAAATTTATTGCATCTCGCAACAAGCGGGGCAAGTAATTACCACTGTCCGCCAGTCCATATCATAGCAACAAAAACTTTGAGTACTCGACAGTAATTTCCCATTTACTCCTAGCCGTCTTCCCCCATATCTGCACATTCTATTTGTAAGTCTTCGATCTCCTCTCGTCTTTTATATATCTGCAATCTATACTTAGATACATATATTTTTGCATCTGTTCGTTTGTTTTGTACATTTAGTTTAATCTCGAATTTGCAGATTATGTGTCAATGTGTGTGTATTTGTATGTAAGATCTGCTCCTCTTGTTATTGTAATTTTTATGAAATTTGTGTGAATTTATAGTGCCATAGTTGTAATTAAGTGAAATTGATGTGTGATTTGTGTTAAATATGTGGTTATGAAATCGAAGATGTTGACGAATTGGATTTATAATAGTTGTTGAAAGTACGCAATAAGTTATCGATTATGTGATAGATTTGTTTTTGAGTTTTTTCGGTTTTGATGTTTGTGGGACAAgtatatttattttcaaaaatttatcaTTTACAGGAAATGGATGCCCCAAAAACATTCAATTTTTCATTAGTTAAGGGTAGGCTTTCGGAGAAGCAAAGAGAGGAGTTCTACACGGAAATGAAGCATGTGGTGGTTAATGTAGAAATTTGGGTAAAAGCTACTAAAAAACATAAGGCAACATTTGATTGTGAAGGGGGAGGTGTATTGATTTCACCCCAAGGGCATATTTTGACTTTGATGGATGTGATCCTTGATCCCAATGATGAGGATAAAATAATAGAAAAACTCCAAGTGAAAACCAATGATGGGGAGTCATACCCTGTGAAAATTATTTCGACTACTAAAAATCTAGGTGTTGCTGTTCTTAAGATAGACTCTAAAGACTCTGAGACTAGATTTCCTTATGCCTCAATTTGCAACGATGAATTAAAAATAGGTGAAGAAATATATCCCATTGGTCACCCGGGGTATTTGGACTTTTCTTTTCCAGTAGGACATATTTCCTTTCCATGTCGAGAGTATGATGAGCTGAATAATTCTTTGATTCAAGAAAATGCTGATTTAGAATTATTAAAGAAAAGAGATATAAGCCTGGTCAAGTTTGATTTGAGTCACAAAAGCATATGTTATGTTGATAACTTGAGTAGCTTGCGTAAGTTAT
This sequence is a window from Apium graveolens cultivar Ventura chromosome 9, ASM990537v1, whole genome shotgun sequence. Protein-coding genes within it:
- the LOC141684754 gene encoding uncharacterized protein LOC141684754 — translated: MCVYLYEMDAPKTFNFSLVKGRLSEKQREEFYTEMKHVVVNVEIWVKATKKHKATFDCEGGGVLISPQGHILTLMDVILDPNDEDKIIEKLQVKTNDGESYPVKIISTTKNLGVAVLKIDSKDSETRFPYASICNDELKIGEEIYPIGHPGYLDFSFPVGHISFPCREYDELNNSLIQENADLELLKKRDISLVKFDLSHKSICYVDNLSSLRKLSSPVCFVTVNNVHGDGRGGARGMPFFNHRGEIIGMYFLLAYDQCFGIHAKTLYSVKQRI